Proteins from one Cellulosilyticum lentocellum DSM 5427 genomic window:
- a CDS encoding recombinase family protein has translation MTTYGYARCSTNENKQDINRQKRELKALGCVDEKNIYWEYESGTKVDRVELNKLLDKVKAGDTIVTTEVSRITRSTKQLCEIIEKVKEKQLKLVIGGFVVDCSKGELDAMTDGMLKMMGVFAEMERNMISERVKSGMANAVAKGKVIGRPITTIENLPSSFIKHYPKYRSKEINKSELARICSISRQTVHKYVKVYESAEEK, from the coding sequence ATGACTACATATGGATATGCAAGATGTTCAACTAATGAAAATAAGCAGGATATTAATAGACAGAAGAGAGAACTTAAAGCTTTAGGTTGTGTGGATGAGAAAAATATATATTGGGAATATGAAAGTGGTACTAAGGTAGATCGAGTTGAACTAAATAAGTTATTAGATAAGGTAAAAGCAGGAGACACAATAGTTACTACAGAAGTATCACGTATTACGAGAAGTACTAAGCAGTTATGTGAGATTATTGAAAAGGTAAAAGAAAAGCAACTCAAGTTAGTAATTGGTGGTTTTGTAGTAGATTGTAGCAAGGGTGAACTTGATGCTATGACTGATGGAATGCTTAAGATGATGGGTGTATTCGCTGAGATGGAACGCAATATGATTAGTGAACGTGTAAAGAGTGGCATGGCAAATGCAGTAGCTAAAGGTAAAGTTATAGGAAGGCCTATTACAACAATTGAGAATTTACCTAGTAGTTTTATTAAGCATTATCCTAAATATAGAAGTAAAGAAATAAATAAATCAGAATTAGCAAGAATATGCAGTATATCTAGGCAAACGGTACATAAATATGTAAAAGTATATGAATCTGCAGAGGAAAAGTAA
- a CDS encoding HEPN domain-containing protein, producing MLIIPIQGIRIRYKGIIRIIVRAYTAKQMATILGIDINTTNGNDKEMYLEKIDFADKSKLKLAIDLRGEDNKEADRVITKYRDCNTFALLDVHTNRYVDIFDLKVAISILYIANRWTEENTKSFFKQVMLIDAYHTNGGCRRTECAIKIGDRAFDENDFELTIPKYYTSIEDNYNSIVSPLSYLEDMSINENISDTVEKLFLRIILHDKVANSIRSALNLLYSNLTYTNLDTVIPTYATILETLLLGKNESNQRKKVAIRSACLIADSANIEKKRYIANWVYYFYELRNKIVHDGVSHVELRIEYGVIFEHTISFISHLVYNLIKLFVEEEISSLNSVKRIVKKNIKQDKLDNGFEYINENRIMYYEE from the coding sequence ATGTTAATAATACCAATTCAAGGAATAAGAATAAGATATAAAGGTATCATTAGAATTATTGTTAGAGCCTACACAGCTAAACAAATGGCAACAATACTTGGAATAGATATAAATACTACTAATGGTAATGATAAAGAAATGTATCTAGAGAAAATAGACTTTGCAGATAAAAGCAAGTTGAAATTAGCTATTGATTTAAGAGGTGAAGATAATAAGGAAGCGGATAGGGTAATCACAAAGTATAGAGACTGTAATACATTTGCATTATTAGATGTTCATACTAATCGATATGTGGATATTTTTGATTTAAAGGTTGCAATTAGTATATTGTATATAGCGAATAGATGGACAGAAGAGAATACTAAATCATTTTTTAAACAAGTTATGCTTATAGATGCATATCATACTAATGGTGGGTGTAGGCGAACAGAATGTGCAATAAAAATAGGGGATAGAGCTTTTGATGAAAATGATTTTGAGCTTACAATTCCTAAATATTATACATCTATAGAAGATAACTATAATAGCATAGTATCACCCCTTAGTTATTTAGAGGATATGAGTATTAATGAGAATATTAGTGATACGGTAGAAAAATTATTCTTAAGGATAATACTACATGATAAGGTAGCTAATAGTATTAGGTCAGCATTAAATTTACTTTATTCTAATCTTACTTATACTAATCTGGATACGGTAATACCAACATATGCTACAATATTAGAAACCTTACTATTAGGAAAGAATGAAAGTAATCAGAGAAAAAAAGTTGCAATTAGATCTGCATGTTTAATTGCAGATTCAGCTAATATAGAAAAGAAGAGATATATTGCTAATTGGGTATACTACTTTTATGAATTAAGAAATAAGATAGTTCATGATGGAGTAAGTCATGTTGAGCTAAGAATTGAATATGGAGTTATTTTTGAGCATACAATATCATTCATAAGTCATTTAGTTTATAATCTTATAAAGTTATTTGTAGAAGAAGAAATTAGTTCGCTGAATAGTGTTAAGCGAATAGTGAAGAAGAATATTAAGCAAGATAAATTAGATAATGGTTTTGAGTATATTAATGAAAACAGAATAATGTATTATGAAGAATAG